From the genome of Plectropomus leopardus isolate mb chromosome 9, YSFRI_Pleo_2.0, whole genome shotgun sequence:
GTTGAGTGtcttaactttaactttatgaGGGAATGAGTCCCCTGACTGTTAATACAGATGCAGTAAAATGATGAATATCTACTGCTGGCATTTTGGAGATAGGAGTCCATACTATTACTGAGAGTCAGTGGAGCCTGTAGAAAACAACTGATGCATTTAACAAGAAGAGCAACATGGATGATGCTCAGGAACTGACAGGCTGGAAGAAAGTCTCTCAATTTATTTACTGCCCCGGATTGCTCTTTTTACACTCTGAACAAACCTCCCTGCTTCACTCCATATGAGCCTGTGATTGTATGAGAGGAGGGGGGTAAAAAGGAAAGCAGTGAAACAttctgctgaaaacaacaaacaataataaagcaCATCTGTTTCATGCCAACCCCAAAGGTGCACTTGTCTACATGCATTCTTAGTTTAGGACTACCTGCCCTAGGCCAGCCAGTGTCCCACATTCAGAATCAGGTTACAGTATTAGTTTTGAAAGTGGATGCGGGCTGCTGTGCTGCTACGAAGGAAAGGCTCTCACGCATGTCTGCCTCTGATGTGTCTATCCATCATCCTGACTGGGCCTCTGTCTTCCAACACTTGctttataaatgtgtgtttcctTTCACCTTCTCTTTTCTAATAAAAACCTagtctctccttctccctctgtcttcaCGCCCAACTTTTTCCCCCTCTCCGCTCCCTCAGACCCAATGAACTTTCCTGTCTGATACTTACTTTAATCTATTTTTGCTCcccgctccctctctcttctttctgcCTCAGTTCTTTCTCCCCATGGCCGGGTCTCATGCAACTTTTACTCCCTCATCCCTCCCTCTCAGCCACTCTCCCCTCCATCTGCTCGCCTCCCACTTCTTCACTTTCCATAAattccctctcttcctccctttgCTTTTCTTACACTGCATCTTCTTTCCTTCCTAACTTATTGCACTTTCTCCCTTGTCTCATACCGCcctcttgtcctcctcctcctcactgcccTGTGTCTTTGTCCTAGGGCAGTCTGTTAATCGGGAAGGGGGTTGATACCTACACCAGATGCTGTGCTCCAGAAAGTTGAATGACTCAGTGAAAATCCTACCTGGCTGGATGTTCGTGTGGGTCAAGGCGGACCCCTCTGTTGTAATTAGCCTGCGTTAACAGCACTATTGGTAAATCATTAGCAAACCATATGTCATATCTTCCTCAGCCCAGCCTCCTGCACCCCCAACCTTGACCCACCAACTGGGTTTTTCTTCAGCTCTTCCAGAGGGAGCCATTCAGAATAATGAACAAAGTGCTTTTTAACTGGCCATATGGTCCAactcctctctctgcagagaCTGGAATGAACCATATTTGCAGCTAATTAAGGCGTTTGCTGATGAACAAACTTTGTCTTCAAGTGAATAGCAAAGCGGATTCAAgagaatgcagcagcagcactggtgtgattctttttttttctgctgcccACTGGTGCTATATTATTCATAACCCATCAGAATCTGAGCTATAACGTGTGTTTATGCGTGACGCATGTGTACTTGAAGTGTAGCAGCCTTGTGACTCAACTCCCCAAGGGCCCTTGGGCAAGTTTGCGTCTTATCTCGGCCCCAAAACTGAAGTTTAAAGTCAGTCACTGCAAGGGGTGCAAAGATTCAAGGGATTCATCCTTGCAAGAAAGAAGTGCTGTAACACCACCATGCCTCCTGGTGGTGTAAGCTAATGCAAACCAGTTTCTGTCAATGGCCTCTATATTATctcccactgttttttttttttaggtttaatgGTCCCtctgttgtttgtattttattttaatgttgttctattgttgtttttgtctgctgttttgCTGAAAAGCACTTCGTAACCTGAAGAAGAGTGctatgtatttaaataaataaatataacagatCTAGACCATTAGAAACAAATTGGGTGTATTTTGTCAAGGGGGGCTGTGAGGATAAACTTTTACACCGTttattgaggaaaaaacaaacaaacaaaaaacgccCTTTCTGGTGGACATCATGCAATACATACTGACGTGTCTGTAATCTGGATGTGGATTTGTATGGGGGCAGGGAGGGGCACAGTTGGGTGTTGTCTGTGTTCAactttgctgctgtttgtatTCTAATTATTTCTGGAGGTCAAAGCCACCCGTTTATCTCACTTCTGAAGGCATAGAGTAGGAATAAATCTTCACTCACGGTAGAAGATGTACTGTGCGTAATTGGACCAGACCCTGTCATCCGCGTAATGACCGATGGAGGACGCAGTCAGGGACGAATTGCAGGCCACAATGTGAAAGCCGCTCTCTGACAGCATGTCAAAAGCTCTCTCCAGGTGTCTGAACTTGAGGTAAAACCTGCAGGTGTAACGGTCTGGTGGTCTGTCCGAGTCCCTGTTCTCATTCAGGGCATCTCCAAACACCTCTTTCGCCAAGCCAATTCTACTGCTGATGAAGATCCTCGGTAACTTTTTGGCCTTGACATCAATCTGACTTTCTCTGCCTCCCCCGGCGCAAGCGCCTTTGAAAGCGACCGTGATGTAGCCGTACCTCCTGTCCAGGGAGTAAGATGGGTAAAACCTTTGGTCGCTGCCCTGCGACGCGTCATCGAAATCACTGTAGTACAAGTCGTCTGGAAACAGTTTTGAATCCTCGGAAGACAAAAGTTTGGCCAAATCTGGCAGCTGGAAGTATTCCGCCTCTCTTTTCAACCTCCCTCTCTCGGGGAAGTGGTCAGGGAGGACAACTTGCTTATCTCTAAGGTAATCCAATACATACCGAAACAGAAAGCCATCTCTGTCGATAAAATAGCGTCCTCTGAGGTCCCGGGATAAGTCATTAGAAGACCCCTTCTTGTTAGAGAACAGCTTCCCAAGTAAAGAATTTGGAAAGCTTGTCAAGGTGGCATGGCGAGTGTAATACACCTGTCCACCCACGTTTAGCTCAATAACATCCGATGGAGGGTTTTGCACGGAACCTTGCTCTTTTGCAGGTTGTGTTTTGCAATTTTCGCTCagtgccatgtttttttttctgccagatCTTGCACGAAATGTGAATCTCGATCACGCAGCGCAAATGTCCCAGAAGTTCAGGGTGTGGGGTGTAGCTGCATGGTGCCCTCAGACCCAAAGCACAGTCTTGATTCAAGCTGCAGTCCTTGCATCCAGTGTCTCATGACAAACAATCCCAAGGTGTGCCTACAGTATATCCTTTAATCCCATGCGTAAATGTGCCTGCCCACGGTGCATCCTTTTTGAACGGAATCGATTCTCATAAGAGCGCATCATGTTACACACATCCACTGCGATGGGTCATGACTTCTTCAAAGAAATACAATCCCCACATCAGTTTGAAATCTCCCACTAtcaaaaaaagggttaaaaccttCTTTTGTTTAAGTAGTTTTTCTGTGGTAATGTTCGCCGTCTTGCGTCTTGCTTCTGGTTCAATCACATCAGTCCAAGATAAACTGAAGACTCTGCGTGCACCTAATCACTCTGCTGCTAAGCGTCGCTCCTGACAACTGGGATGCTGAAACATGCTCCGAGGTTGCTCACAGAGAGGAGGGTGGAAGTGGGACTCCTGTGCGCGCCCATCTCTCCAAACTGCTGAGTGCGGAAACGTTTGGTCCGGCAgaagctttaaaataatgttgctCCAAGCtgtgcaagagagagagagagggagagagagaggaaaaatcGTCCCATGAAGTAATGTCTTACATCATCTTAAAGGAAAATGACATTTGCAGTCGATCGACATAAAGAGGACTGATGTGGGTGCATCTGTGCCGTTTTTCATGAAATTCTGATCTTGCCACGGGCGGCGTGCAGCTGGCGGAGAGGATTCAGGTCTAATGCAGTTTTAACATCCAGCGTTGCGGATTTTAATCCCTTCTTCTGAGTCTTCACAGAGGCTTTCGCATTTACATTTAACGCTTTTAGCTGACGCGCTTATCCCGGGAGACGGGTTAGGGGTTAGGTCCCATGCAGTGTCTTGCTCAGAGACTCATCGGCAGTGACAGCTACACGTGAAAAGAGCTGGTTATCTGCAGGACTACTCTCTAACTCCTTTTCTGTCtaaacattaaatgaaataaactgaaaaaaatcaaaatgacagtTGCACTCGTCTACATCACTGAACCTGCAGGCAGCTGTATCACTTCTTACTGCCAGAAAACTGTGACTGAATATGAAAATTGATCCCTTCCTCGTCGATTTGTGCGAGTGAGTTCCTATTTCAGGACCACGGACAGGTCTCAGCCCTCTCCAGCTG
Proteins encoded in this window:
- the LOC121947991 gene encoding BTB/POZ domain-containing protein KCTD16-like; the encoded protein is MALSENCKTQPAKEQGSVQNPPSDVIELNVGGQVYYTRHATLTSFPNSLLGKLFSNKKGSSNDLSRDLRGRYFIDRDGFLFRYVLDYLRDKQVVLPDHFPERGRLKREAEYFQLPDLAKLLSSEDSKLFPDDLYYSDFDDASQGSDQRFYPSYSLDRRYGYITVAFKGACAGGGRESQIDVKAKKLPRIFISSRIGLAKEVFGDALNENRDSDRPPDRYTCRFYLKFRHLERAFDMLSESGFHIVACNSSLTASSIGHYADDRVWSNYAQYIFYRGPSRWLSSHCDCCCKSHKSDREGESGTSFNELSTSCSETQSEASSPQGTVICGPVSRHSNIQTLDRPMPKGPVHMLQQAEMRRKTDMLRVRTFGVREREAAKRKANKEKMTPEQELEKCIQDFRRIRIPDHFPERKYMWQSELLRKYRL